The following proteins are co-located in the Streptococcus downei MFe28 genome:
- a CDS encoding HlyD family efflux transporter periplasmic adaptor subunit: protein MDKKLLSSSEFYRRRYQNFATLSVIPIALLVICLIVFSMYATKEIVVTSTGELTPASNVTSIQSISDNAITTNNLRNNKTVKKGDTLLKYEKTKLDSQTQLYLEETGQAIQEEKAPEVKATQDGILHLEKDYSGQKAIPNGTTIGEIYPNLQKEKAINLTYYVNSNYIASIKTGQLARVSLKGDNNKNLLLKGKVIAIDKTATTTKEGNVFKVRARIDLEKQEKKYLKFGLQGKVTSIVARKTYFDYYKEKLLASFN from the coding sequence ATGGATAAAAAATTACTGAGCAGTTCTGAATTTTACCGCAGGCGCTACCAAAATTTTGCGACCTTGTCGGTTATCCCAATAGCTTTACTGGTGATTTGTCTTATTGTCTTTTCGATGTATGCGACCAAAGAAATTGTCGTTACCAGCACGGGTGAGTTGACACCAGCTTCAAATGTTACTTCTATCCAATCTATCAGTGATAATGCTATCACAACCAATAATTTACGAAACAATAAAACCGTCAAAAAAGGCGACACCTTACTCAAATACGAAAAAACAAAATTAGATAGCCAAACCCAGCTCTACCTTGAAGAAACTGGCCAGGCTATTCAAGAGGAAAAAGCTCCAGAAGTCAAGGCGACACAAGACGGCATCCTACATTTAGAAAAAGATTATAGCGGTCAAAAAGCTATTCCAAACGGCACGACTATCGGGGAAATTTATCCTAATCTTCAAAAGGAGAAAGCTATCAATCTCACTTACTATGTCAACTCAAACTATATTGCTAGTATTAAGACTGGACAGTTGGCTAGAGTTAGCTTAAAAGGCGATAATAATAAAAATCTCCTTCTCAAGGGAAAAGTGATTGCAATTGATAAAACAGCAACAACGACAAAAGAAGGCAATGTCTTTAAAGTAAGGGCTAGAATAGACCTCGAAAAGCAAGAGAAAAAATATCTCAAATTCGGCCTCCAGGGCAAGGTGACTAGTATTGTTGCTAGGAAGACCTACTTTGATTACTATAAGGAAAAGCTCCTAGCCTCATTCAACTAA
- a CDS encoding phosphatase PAP2 family protein, translating to MKDYAEFYERLTAPLRRHPWSIQLLKVTNGFLTKIMAVLYPMLLLYLLWQKRFTDLGLTIFITACAFLALSAFRRRLDYPRPYESWSIAPLIYKTAKGTSFPSRHVFSASMISLSLWQVSPVLAVFCLVLSVLLGFCRILGGMHYPKDVIVGYLLGLLAGSFLLILL from the coding sequence ATGAAGGACTATGCTGAATTTTATGAGCGTTTAACGGCCCCCTTGCGACGGCATCCTTGGTCTATCCAACTTTTAAAAGTCACCAATGGTTTTTTGACCAAAATTATGGCTGTCTTATACCCCATGCTTTTACTTTACCTACTTTGGCAAAAGCGTTTTACGGACTTAGGACTGACTATCTTTATTACAGCCTGTGCCTTTTTAGCTCTCAGTGCCTTCAGGAGAAGGTTAGATTACCCTAGGCCCTATGAAAGCTGGTCGATTGCCCCCTTGATTTATAAGACAGCCAAGGGAACTTCCTTTCCAAGTCGCCATGTCTTTTCAGCCAGTATGATTAGTCTTAGTCTTTGGCAGGTTAGTCCGGTGCTGGCAGTCTTCTGCTTGGTCTTGTCGGTTTTATTAGGCTTCTGTCGGATTTTGGGAGGCATGCATTACCCTAAGGATGTCATTGTAGGCTATCTGCTTGGACTTTTGGCTGGCTCTTTTTTGTTAATCCTCCTCTGA
- a CDS encoding response regulator transcription factor, whose amino-acid sequence MLYIYALEDDFKQQARIESAIQAIATAETMDYELSVSGRADQLMESLEGKGSQYVFFLDIDLNGQKQKGFEVAREIRARDAQALIVFVTHYSNFMPLTFQYQVSALDFIDKELPEEEFRQRLANILRHAQDNLGKNLAEDSFLFENEEFRIQMPYNEIYFIEASSSPHKIILHGRKDYMEFYGTLAEVDKATDRFIRVHRSISLNPANVAKVDKSQRLAYFPNGETCIIAKTKMRPLANALKKLHRR is encoded by the coding sequence TTGTTATATATCTATGCCTTAGAAGACGATTTTAAACAGCAAGCTAGGATTGAAAGTGCTATTCAGGCAATTGCGACAGCAGAAACTATGGACTACGAGCTCTCGGTTTCTGGAAGGGCTGATCAATTGATGGAAAGCCTAGAAGGCAAGGGTAGCCAGTACGTTTTCTTTCTTGATATTGATTTGAACGGTCAGAAGCAGAAAGGGTTTGAGGTTGCCAGAGAAATCCGAGCTAGGGATGCTCAGGCGCTGATTGTTTTTGTAACCCACTATTCCAATTTCATGCCTCTAACCTTCCAGTATCAGGTTTCTGCTCTGGATTTCATTGATAAGGAATTGCCAGAAGAAGAATTCAGGCAGAGATTGGCTAATATTTTACGGCATGCTCAGGATAATCTTGGCAAGAATCTAGCTGAGGATTCCTTTCTCTTTGAAAATGAGGAGTTTCGTATTCAGATGCCCTACAATGAAATTTATTTTATTGAGGCATCCTCCAGTCCCCACAAAATCATTTTGCATGGGCGCAAGGATTATATGGAATTTTACGGTACCCTAGCAGAGGTTGATAAAGCAACAGATCGCTTTATCCGGGTCCATCGATCAATCAGTCTTAATCCAGCTAATGTGGCTAAGGTTGATAAGAGCCAACGTCTGGCTTACTTTCCAAATGGTGAAACTTGCATTATCGCCAAAACCAAGATGCGCCCCTTAGCCAATGCTTTGAAGAAATTACATAGGAGGTAA
- a CDS encoding SGNH/GDSL hydrolase family protein: MQAEPRKDPSILSHQEERCQFFASESTKPASILFMGDSIVEFFSLKKFLGYDLNLVNHGIAGTSAHWMCDHVDQVLAGAQPEQIFLLIGTNDIGMGYETEEIVTCIEAISNRLRSFSYGSRLTLISVLPVNEAPKYQAKVKIRRNNKIEELNRQLEALPGIEFADVFTALLDKQGQLAEEYTQEGLHLTQAGYAKLAQALKLYL, translated from the coding sequence ATGCAAGCAGAACCTAGAAAAGACCCAAGCATCCTTAGTCATCAAGAAGAGCGCTGCCAATTTTTTGCGTCGGAGTCAACTAAACCAGCTTCAATCCTTTTTATGGGGGATTCAATTGTGGAATTTTTCTCGCTCAAGAAATTCTTGGGTTATGACCTGAACCTTGTCAATCATGGGATAGCTGGGACCTCTGCCCACTGGATGTGTGACCATGTTGACCAGGTCTTGGCTGGAGCTCAGCCAGAGCAAATTTTCCTCCTGATCGGCACCAATGATATTGGAATGGGCTATGAGACCGAGGAAATCGTTACTTGTATAGAGGCTATTTCTAATCGTTTACGCAGTTTCAGTTATGGTAGTCGCTTGACTCTGATTTCAGTTCTGCCGGTTAATGAGGCTCCTAAGTATCAGGCCAAGGTAAAAATCAGGCGAAATAACAAGATTGAAGAATTAAATCGGCAGTTAGAGGCTCTGCCAGGCATAGAGTTTGCGGATGTTTTCACTGCCTTGCTAGATAAACAGGGTCAATTAGCAGAAGAATACACTCAGGAGGGTTTGCATCTGACTCAGGCTGGCTATGCCAAATTGGCTCAAGCTCTCAAGCTTTATTTGTAA
- a CDS encoding YbaK/EbsC family protein, whose amino-acid sequence MNLEFQPLEGREDLVAPAVAEFVQKQGLSQTVKVARINPDFADGELLSKEYDIPYKMEVNCLVVGGSRGEDKKYAALLVPYGKRAKTNATVKRPLDASKIHFADLEVVLEMTGMEFGSITPLGLPDDWKILVDSSLLEQEKLVIGGGLVTSKLLLPAEVLVSLAQAEVIEGLAKD is encoded by the coding sequence ATGAATTTAGAATTTCAACCTCTTGAAGGGCGTGAAGACTTAGTCGCTCCAGCTGTTGCTGAATTCGTGCAAAAGCAAGGACTGAGCCAGACTGTTAAAGTTGCCCGAATTAATCCTGATTTTGCCGATGGTGAGTTACTCAGTAAGGAATACGACATTCCCTACAAAATGGAAGTCAACTGCCTAGTCGTTGGAGGAAGTAGAGGAGAGGATAAAAAATACGCTGCCCTCTTAGTTCCCTATGGAAAGAGAGCCAAGACCAATGCGACCGTCAAGAGACCCTTAGATGCAAGCAAGATTCATTTTGCGGATTTAGAAGTTGTTTTGGAGATGACAGGCATGGAGTTTGGCAGCATCACGCCCCTTGGACTTCCCGATGATTGGAAAATCTTAGTTGATAGCAGCCTGCTTGAACAAGAGAAGCTTGTCATTGGCGGAGGACTAGTCACTTCTAAACTGCTCCTGCCAGCAGAGGTCTTAGTCTCTTTGGCTCAGGCGGAAGTGATAGAAGGCTTAGCAAAAGATTAA
- a CDS encoding patatin-like phospholipase family protein: MRIGLVLEGGGMRGLYSQGVIDAFLDAGIKVDGLVGVSAGALFGVNLLSQQRGRGLRYNKRFIGQKNYMSLWSWLTTGNFVNKDFTYYKVPLELDVFDEQTFEESGADFYAVATNVETGKPDYLPVKNVFKEMEIFRASSALPLASKIVEWQGKKYLDGGLSDSIPVEFARSLGFDKLIVVLTRPKDYRKQPSKGRIYQLFYRKYPNFVKVASQRWKTYNRQVEEVIKLEKAGEIFVVRPEKDLDIGRLETNPEKFDEIYNIGLTDTQKIMPKLKAYLK, encoded by the coding sequence ATGCGTATAGGACTAGTTTTGGAAGGTGGAGGCATGCGAGGGCTCTACAGTCAGGGTGTCATCGATGCCTTTTTAGATGCCGGTATCAAGGTGGATGGACTCGTTGGGGTCTCCGCTGGCGCTCTTTTCGGTGTCAATCTCCTTTCCCAGCAGAGGGGGCGTGGCCTTCGCTACAATAAACGCTTTATCGGTCAGAAAAATTATATGAGCCTTTGGTCCTGGTTGACGACGGGGAATTTTGTCAATAAGGATTTCACCTACTACAAGGTGCCTCTGGAGTTGGATGTATTTGATGAGCAGACTTTTGAGGAATCTGGTGCTGATTTCTACGCTGTGGCAACTAATGTTGAAACCGGCAAGCCCGATTACCTGCCGGTCAAGAATGTTTTCAAAGAAATGGAAATCTTTCGAGCCAGCTCAGCCCTGCCTCTTGCTTCTAAAATCGTTGAATGGCAGGGGAAGAAGTATTTGGATGGCGGTCTTTCGGATTCCATTCCTGTTGAATTTGCTAGAAGTCTGGGCTTTGATAAATTGATTGTCGTCCTGACTCGTCCCAAGGATTATCGCAAGCAGCCTTCCAAGGGCCGGATTTATCAGCTTTTTTACCGTAAGTACCCTAACTTTGTCAAGGTGGCTAGTCAACGCTGGAAGACTTATAATCGTCAGGTAGAAGAGGTCATCAAGCTAGAGAAGGCAGGAGAAATCTTTGTCGTTCGTCCAGAAAAGGATTTGGACATTGGGCGACTGGAAACCAATCCCGAAAAATTTGATGAGATTTACAATATAGGCCTGACGGATACCCAAAAAATCATGCCCAAATTAAAGGCTTATTTAAAATGA
- a CDS encoding ROK family protein gives MGKVTEREKMLAGLLYDASDSELVDLRQQARVITRMFNAEEDEEQAQALLKTFFGKTGQNITVHPRFVCDYGSNIYVGENFYANYDCTFLDVCEIRIGDNAMFGPNCQLLTALHPLDAEERIRGKEYGSPITIGDNVWCGAGATILPGVTLGNNVVVGAGSVVTKSFGDNVVLAGNPARVIKDLTETSCLTIDIGGSAIKYGLIDERLVVTEEGKVPTPASLAEFWTSLTTIVESYQDKIKAIAISCPGEISKNGRVYRGGLIPYLKNVPLAKQLSEQFSMPMSVLNDANAAALAEAKSGVLKDSHCGAILVLGTGVGLGVVSENRLVTFPSRDLRPSTADLRANDQSVWRQISHTLELNRIGIESLFSNAGSAVKFVEDASQVLGLEEADGQKVFKALENEPSEELQELFETYCRDIAYLILNLQTFLKVENLAIGGGISAQPLLVKSIAEQYDKLFTSVLAFQHFEQLEIEAATNGNKANLIGAYLYLMTNRK, from the coding sequence ATGGGAAAAGTAACAGAACGTGAAAAAATGTTGGCAGGCCTTCTTTACGATGCCTCCGATTCAGAATTAGTCGACCTTCGCCAACAGGCTCGGGTCATTACGCGGATGTTTAATGCTGAAGAAGATGAGGAGCAGGCTCAGGCCCTGCTTAAGACCTTCTTTGGGAAAACCGGACAAAATATTACCGTCCATCCTCGCTTTGTCTGCGACTATGGTAGCAATATCTATGTCGGTGAGAATTTCTATGCCAATTATGACTGTACATTTTTGGATGTCTGCGAGATAAGGATTGGCGACAATGCCATGTTTGGCCCTAACTGTCAACTCTTGACAGCCCTTCATCCCTTGGATGCTGAGGAACGTATCAGGGGTAAGGAGTACGGTAGTCCTATTACCATTGGTGATAATGTCTGGTGTGGTGCTGGTGCGACTATTTTACCTGGGGTCACCCTAGGGAACAATGTCGTTGTCGGAGCAGGCTCCGTTGTCACCAAGTCTTTTGGCGATAATGTCGTTCTGGCTGGTAATCCAGCTCGGGTCATTAAGGATTTAACAGAGACTAGCTGTCTGACCATTGACATTGGTGGGTCCGCTATCAAGTATGGTTTAATTGATGAACGCCTGGTTGTCACCGAGGAAGGTAAAGTTCCAACTCCAGCTAGTTTGGCAGAATTTTGGACTAGTTTGACGACTATCGTTGAATCCTATCAGGATAAAATTAAGGCCATTGCCATTTCCTGTCCAGGTGAAATCAGTAAAAATGGCCGTGTTTATCGGGGCGGACTTATCCCCTACCTCAAGAATGTTCCCCTAGCTAAGCAACTGTCTGAGCAATTTTCTATGCCGATGAGTGTTCTCAATGATGCCAATGCAGCAGCTTTAGCAGAAGCCAAATCGGGCGTTCTCAAAGACAGCCATTGTGGAGCAATCTTGGTGCTAGGAACTGGCGTCGGCCTAGGAGTGGTCTCAGAGAATCGCCTGGTAACCTTCCCCTCACGAGACCTACGGCCCAGCACTGCCGACTTAAGAGCCAACGACCAATCGGTCTGGCGGCAGATTAGTCACACCTTGGAACTTAATCGTATCGGTATAGAGAGTCTCTTCTCCAATGCAGGATCCGCTGTCAAATTTGTAGAGGATGCCAGCCAAGTCTTGGGTTTGGAAGAAGCAGATGGCCAAAAAGTTTTTAAAGCGCTGGAAAATGAGCCATCAGAGGAGCTACAGGAGCTTTTTGAAACCTACTGCCGAGATATTGCCTATTTAATCCTAAACTTGCAAACCTTCCTCAAGGTTGAAAATCTGGCCATCGGTGGCGGCATTAGCGCCCAGCCTCTCTTGGTCAAGTCCATCGCTGAGCAATACGACAAGCTCTTTACCAGTGTTTTAGCCTTCCAACATTTCGAACAGTTGGAAATTGAGGCAGCGACCAATGGCAACAAGGCCAATCTAATTGGTGCCTATCTCTATCTAATGACTAATCGAAAATAG
- a CDS encoding sensor histidine kinase, translating into MLSLVYLNRTFQMLLWSFVELFIIRRSLKIRIPWAYQLAFLVVSSLPYLWLTEFFYANQFFEFALICLLIFKFSKKVTNTWLKLFFAFYVKLGVDIIARFTLFVIVVPLFPHFAVQKLPIVSIILQVLLTLFGNEVIIRYFKMDFLRINEVVEDKSIQSVILFHNIFFLAYFLVLWLTYVLVTPFGLINATEAANFRINTSTLFMLVFLSFISMLNFKVATIYEERLVSQKESELKNITDYSHQIENLYAKIRSFRHDYSNILTSLRYSADHDDLASVRQTLDEITRESDQILGTKEFEIANLANLKDDALKSIFSSKLSKAIDLGLDIKVEILNPIGLPVSFSSLDFIRLVSNLLDNAIEAANESEDEQLLISYFKHDDTYVFILANSTKEKTDNIAQLFQTGVSSKGKDRGVGLAIVKKILSTYPNVRLNTSNQNGLFTQHLEVQE; encoded by the coding sequence ATGCTTTCTTTAGTCTATCTAAATCGGACCTTCCAGATGCTGCTCTGGTCCTTTGTTGAGTTATTCATTATTAGACGCTCACTGAAAATTCGCATACCTTGGGCCTATCAACTGGCCTTTCTAGTCGTCAGCAGTTTACCCTACCTCTGGCTGACCGAGTTCTTTTACGCTAATCAGTTCTTTGAATTCGCTCTAATTTGTTTACTGATTTTTAAATTCAGTAAAAAGGTGACAAACACTTGGTTAAAACTCTTCTTTGCCTTCTATGTCAAATTAGGAGTTGATATCATAGCTAGGTTTACACTTTTTGTAATTGTCGTCCCTTTGTTTCCGCATTTTGCGGTACAAAAACTACCAATTGTTTCTATAATTTTGCAGGTTTTGCTGACCCTTTTTGGAAATGAAGTCATTATTCGCTATTTCAAAATGGATTTTCTGAGGATAAATGAAGTCGTAGAGGATAAAAGTATTCAATCGGTTATCCTATTCCATAACATCTTTTTCTTGGCATATTTTCTAGTTCTCTGGTTGACTTATGTTCTCGTCACTCCTTTTGGTTTGATTAATGCAACAGAGGCAGCAAACTTCCGGATTAATACTAGTACGCTGTTTATGTTGGTCTTTTTATCCTTCATTTCGATGCTAAATTTTAAAGTTGCGACAATCTATGAGGAACGCTTAGTCTCTCAAAAAGAAAGTGAGCTCAAAAATATCACTGATTATAGCCACCAGATTGAAAATCTCTACGCTAAGATTCGCTCCTTCCGGCATGACTATAGTAATATCCTAACCAGCCTCCGCTATAGTGCTGACCATGATGACTTGGCTAGTGTTCGTCAGACTCTGGATGAGATTACTCGGGAATCCGACCAAATTCTGGGTACCAAGGAATTCGAGATTGCTAATCTGGCTAATCTTAAAGACGATGCTTTGAAGAGTATTTTTTCGTCCAAATTATCCAAGGCTATTGACTTGGGACTGGATATCAAAGTGGAAATTCTCAACCCCATTGGACTTCCCGTCAGTTTCTCCAGTCTAGACTTTATTCGGCTGGTTTCCAATCTCTTGGACAATGCTATCGAGGCGGCCAATGAATCCGAGGATGAGCAACTCTTGATTTCCTATTTTAAACATGACGATACCTATGTTTTTATTCTGGCCAATAGCACCAAAGAAAAAACTGACAATATCGCTCAGCTCTTCCAAACGGGCGTCTCTTCCAAGGGTAAAGACAGGGGCGTGGGTCTGGCTATCGTCAAGAAAATCCTCTCAACTTATCCCAATGTTAGACTCAACACTAGCAACCAGAACGGCCTCTTTACTCAACATTTGGAGGTGCAGGAATGA
- a CDS encoding DUF2809 domain-containing protein yields MRFCWPKTALKKIALLALVVSLLDEFSQLIRWHWLVSFRLTTLGYLLLGQGFQWADLLAYAFGIACLFLIDSYLSKKG; encoded by the coding sequence CTGCGATTTTGCTGGCCTAAGACAGCCCTCAAGAAAATCGCCCTCTTAGCTTTAGTCGTCAGTCTTCTGGATGAATTTTCCCAGTTAATCCGATGGCACTGGCTGGTCAGCTTTCGCTTAACCACCCTTGGCTACCTGCTCTTGGGCCAAGGTTTCCAATGGGCAGACCTGCTAGCCTACGCTTTTGGTATTGCTTGCCTTTTTCTAATAGATAGTTATTTGTCTAAGAAGGGTTGA
- the dprA gene encoding DNA-processing protein DprA, giving the protein MNNFELFKLKQAGLTNLQILNILDYQKEVGKSLSLRDMAVVSQTSKAGHFMESYKHLDLKELRQQFNRFPSFSILDKEYPSDLANIYNPPVLLFYQGDLTLLDAPKLSMVGSRNCSTTGTKSLQKIIKELDNQFVIVSGLARGIDTAAHIACLKNGGKTIAVVGTGLDVFYPKENRDLQEYLAKHHLLLSEYEAGQQPLKFHFPERNRIIAGLSRGTVVAEAKQRSGSLITCERAMEEGRDVFAIPGNILDGRSDGCHHLIQEGAKCILSGQDILAEYE; this is encoded by the coding sequence ATGAATAATTTTGAACTCTTCAAGCTCAAGCAGGCTGGCTTGACCAATTTGCAAATCCTCAATATTCTAGACTATCAAAAAGAGGTTGGCAAATCTTTATCCTTAAGGGATATGGCCGTGGTCTCTCAGACTAGCAAGGCCGGTCATTTTATGGAAAGCTACAAGCACCTAGACCTGAAGGAGCTTCGCCAACAATTTAATCGCTTTCCCTCTTTTTCGATTTTAGACAAAGAATATCCTAGTGATTTGGCCAATATCTATAACCCTCCTGTTCTCCTCTTTTATCAAGGCGATTTGACTCTCTTGGATGCGCCAAAATTATCAATGGTTGGCTCCCGAAATTGTTCGACAACTGGAACTAAGTCCCTTCAAAAAATTATTAAGGAATTGGATAATCAGTTTGTCATTGTCTCAGGTCTGGCCAGGGGAATTGACACAGCAGCCCACATTGCCTGCCTAAAAAATGGTGGTAAAACGATTGCGGTTGTCGGGACGGGACTAGATGTCTTTTATCCTAAGGAAAATCGGGACTTGCAGGAATATTTGGCTAAACATCATCTGCTCCTGTCTGAATATGAAGCTGGCCAACAACCTCTGAAATTCCATTTTCCTGAGCGCAATCGGATTATCGCAGGCCTTTCAAGAGGGACAGTCGTTGCTGAGGCCAAGCAACGCTCGGGTAGTCTCATCACTTGTGAGCGAGCTATGGAAGAAGGACGGGATGTCTTCGCCATTCCTGGAAATATTCTGGATGGCAGGTCTGATGGTTGCCATCATTTGATTCAAGAAGGGGCAAAATGTATCCTGTCAGGTCAGGATATACTTGCCGAATACGAATGA
- the topA gene encoding type I DNA topoisomerase — translation MAVATKAKTSKKTTSKKATTKSKKRATPKKNLVIVESPAKAKTIEKYLGRSYKVVASVGHIRDLKKSSMSIDFENNYEPQYINIRGKGPLINDLKKEAKKAKQVYLASDPDREGEAISWHLAHILDLDEKGKNRVVFNEITKDAVKNAFVEPRAIDMDLVDAQQARRVLDRIVGYSISPLLWKKVKKGLSAGRVQSVALKLIIDRENEIKAFKPQEYWTIDGAFKKGNKKFQASFYGLDGKKLKLETNEDVKKVLAKITSDEFKVDKVEKKERRRNAPLPYTTSSMQQDAANKINFRTRKTMMVAQQLYEGISLGRGGQQGLITYMRTDSTRISPVAQNDAANFISDRFGAKYSKHGSKVRNSSSAQDAHEAIRPSSVFNTPESIAKYLNKDQLKLYTLIWNRFVASQMTAAVFDTMKVTLDQNGVIFTANGSQVKFDGYLAVYNDSDKNKMLPDMAQGDTVKKVSTNPEQHFTQPPARYSEATLIKTLEENGVGRPSTYAPTLETIQKRYYVRLVAKRFEPTELGEIVNNLIVEFFPDIVDVAFTAEMEDKLDAVEVGKEQWQKVIDAFYKPFEKELEKAEAGIEKIQIKDEPAGFDCDLCGHPMVIKLGRYGKFYACSNFPECRNTKAITKEIGVTCPTCGKGQVIERKTKRNRIFYGCDRYPDCEFTSWDLPVGRNCPKCDHYLVEKKVRGGGKQVICSNSDCDYQEEKVK, via the coding sequence ATGGCAGTAGCAACTAAGGCCAAAACAAGTAAAAAAACGACTAGTAAAAAGGCCACGACCAAGAGCAAAAAACGAGCAACCCCAAAGAAAAACTTGGTTATCGTTGAGTCGCCAGCCAAGGCGAAAACCATTGAAAAATATCTAGGGCGGAGCTATAAGGTTGTGGCTTCGGTCGGACATATTCGAGATTTGAAGAAGTCCTCCATGTCCATTGATTTTGAAAACAACTATGAGCCTCAGTACATCAACATTCGTGGCAAGGGTCCTCTCATCAATGATTTGAAAAAAGAGGCCAAGAAGGCCAAGCAAGTCTATTTAGCAAGTGACCCGGACCGTGAAGGAGAGGCGATTTCCTGGCACCTGGCCCATATTCTCGACTTGGATGAAAAGGGCAAGAATCGGGTTGTCTTCAATGAAATTACTAAGGACGCCGTTAAGAACGCCTTTGTCGAGCCCAGAGCCATTGATATGGATTTAGTCGATGCTCAACAAGCCCGCCGGGTCTTGGACCGAATTGTGGGTTACTCGATTTCACCTCTCCTCTGGAAGAAGGTCAAGAAGGGCTTGTCTGCTGGCCGGGTGCAATCGGTTGCCCTCAAGCTGATTATTGACCGGGAAAATGAAATCAAGGCCTTTAAACCCCAAGAGTATTGGACTATTGATGGTGCCTTTAAGAAGGGCAATAAGAAGTTCCAAGCCAGCTTTTATGGCCTAGACGGCAAGAAGTTGAAGCTAGAGACCAATGAGGATGTCAAAAAGGTTCTGGCTAAGATTACTAGCGATGAGTTTAAGGTTGACAAGGTAGAAAAGAAGGAGCGTCGTCGCAATGCTCCCCTGCCTTACACCACCTCATCCATGCAACAGGATGCGGCCAATAAGATAAACTTTAGAACGCGTAAGACCATGATGGTGGCCCAGCAACTTTATGAAGGTATCAGTCTGGGACGGGGCGGTCAGCAAGGTCTCATTACCTATATGCGGACCGACTCGACTCGGATTAGTCCAGTCGCTCAAAATGATGCGGCTAATTTCATTAGTGATCGCTTTGGTGCCAAGTACTCTAAGCATGGTAGCAAGGTTCGCAATAGCTCTAGTGCCCAAGATGCCCACGAAGCCATTCGGCCATCCAGCGTTTTTAACACGCCTGAATCCATCGCCAAATACCTCAACAAGGACCAACTCAAGCTTTATACCCTGATTTGGAATCGCTTTGTGGCCAGCCAGATGACGGCGGCGGTCTTTGATACCATGAAAGTAACCCTAGATCAAAACGGTGTCATCTTTACAGCTAATGGTAGCCAGGTCAAATTTGATGGTTATCTGGCCGTCTACAATGACTCTGATAAGAATAAGATGTTACCAGACATGGCCCAAGGTGATACGGTTAAGAAGGTTTCCACCAATCCTGAGCAACACTTTACCCAACCCCCTGCTCGCTATTCCGAAGCGACCTTGATTAAAACTCTGGAAGAAAATGGTGTTGGTCGACCGTCAACCTATGCCCCAACTCTGGAAACCATCCAAAAACGTTACTATGTCCGACTAGTGGCCAAACGCTTTGAACCGACTGAGCTGGGAGAAATTGTCAATAATCTCATTGTCGAATTCTTCCCTGACATTGTTGATGTCGCCTTCACGGCTGAGATGGAAGACAAGTTGGATGCGGTTGAAGTTGGCAAGGAGCAGTGGCAGAAGGTCATTGATGCCTTTTACAAACCTTTTGAAAAGGAATTGGAAAAGGCTGAAGCAGGAATCGAAAAAATCCAAATCAAGGACGAGCCAGCTGGCTTTGACTGTGACCTCTGTGGTCACCCTATGGTTATCAAACTGGGTCGCTATGGCAAATTCTACGCCTGCAGCAATTTTCCTGAGTGTCGCAATACCAAGGCCATCACCAAGGAAATTGGCGTGACCTGTCCAACCTGTGGTAAGGGCCAAGTTATTGAACGCAAGACTAAACGCAATCGAATTTTCTACGGCTGTGACCGTTATCCTGACTGCGAATTTACCTCTTGGGATCTGCCAGTTGGCCGCAACTGTCCTAAATGCGACCACTATCTGGTCGAAAAGAAGGTTCGTGGTGGTGGCAAACAGGTCATCTGTAGCAACAGCGATTGTGACTACCAGGAAGAAAAAGTGAAATAA